From one Variovorax sp. PBL-H6 genomic stretch:
- a CDS encoding slipin family protein, which translates to MFSNLGIALTLFVMVLAVLLIAASLRILREYERAVVFQLGRFWKVKGPGLVILIPGIQQMVRVGLRVMVLDIPSQDVITRDNVSVKVNAVLYFRVVDAEKAIIQVERYFEATSQLAQTTLRAVLGKHELDDLLAERERLNLDIQKTLESQTDAWGIKVTNVEIKHVDLNENMVRAIARQAEAERERRAKVIHAEGELQASVKLAEAAEILAREPQALQLRYLETLTVIAADKNSTIIFPLPLDIVGPLLQSLRK; encoded by the coding sequence ATGTTCTCCAATCTCGGCATTGCGCTCACGCTTTTCGTCATGGTGTTGGCGGTGCTGCTCATCGCCGCCTCGCTGCGCATCCTGCGCGAGTACGAGCGCGCGGTGGTGTTCCAGCTCGGCCGCTTCTGGAAGGTCAAGGGCCCCGGGCTGGTGATCCTGATCCCCGGCATCCAGCAGATGGTGCGCGTGGGCCTGCGGGTGATGGTGCTGGACATCCCGAGCCAGGACGTGATCACGCGCGACAACGTCTCGGTGAAAGTGAACGCGGTGCTCTACTTCCGGGTGGTCGATGCGGAGAAGGCGATCATCCAGGTCGAGAGGTATTTCGAGGCGACCAGCCAGCTGGCGCAGACCACGCTGCGGGCGGTCCTGGGCAAGCACGAGCTCGACGACCTGCTGGCCGAGCGCGAGCGCCTCAACCTCGACATCCAGAAGACGCTGGAGTCGCAGACCGACGCCTGGGGCATCAAGGTGACCAACGTCGAGATCAAGCACGTGGACCTCAACGAGAACATGGTGCGCGCCATCGCTCGCCAGGCCGAGGCCGAGCGCGAGCGCCGCGCCAAGGTGATCCATGCGGAAGGCGAATTGCAGGCCTCGGTCAAGCTGGCGGAGGCGGCCGAGATCCTCGCGCGCGAGCCGCAGGCGCTGCAGCTGCGCTACCTGGAGACCCTGACGGTGATCGCGGCAGACAAGAACTCCACCATCATCTTTCCGCTGCCGCTGGATATCGTGGGGCCGCTGTTGCAGTCGTTGCGCAAATAG
- the corA gene encoding magnesium/cobalt transporter CorA — translation MLINCVVYENGTKLADIPVSEISEYVSLPGCFVWVALRDASPQELAEVQEEFGLHPLAVEDAQHGHQRPKVEEYADSLFVVMHLLEPGQAGDTSELSVGELDVFVGRSYVVSVRNGSDHGFVEVRERCEREPELLKNGSGFVLYALMDAVVDRYFPVIDAFEVELEAIEQRIFTKGSARENIKQLYELKQRLTLLKHAVAPLLEGTSKLHGGRVPQICAGTQEYFRDVVDHLGRINSSIDSMRDTIGTAISVNLSMVTIEDNEVTKRLAAWAAIFAVCTAFAGIWGMNFEHMPELKWRYGYWTALGLIASFCSYLYYRFRRAGWV, via the coding sequence ATGCTCATCAACTGCGTCGTCTACGAGAACGGCACCAAGCTGGCCGATATTCCCGTTTCAGAGATCAGCGAGTACGTCTCGCTGCCCGGCTGCTTCGTCTGGGTCGCGCTGCGTGACGCATCGCCGCAGGAGCTGGCGGAGGTGCAGGAAGAGTTCGGACTGCACCCGCTGGCGGTCGAGGATGCGCAGCACGGCCATCAGCGGCCCAAGGTCGAGGAGTACGCGGACTCGCTGTTCGTCGTGATGCACCTGCTGGAGCCGGGCCAGGCCGGCGACACTTCCGAGCTGTCCGTGGGCGAGCTCGACGTCTTCGTCGGCCGCAGCTACGTGGTCTCGGTGCGCAACGGCAGCGACCACGGCTTCGTCGAGGTGCGCGAGCGCTGCGAGCGCGAGCCCGAGCTGCTGAAGAACGGGTCCGGCTTCGTGCTCTATGCGCTGATGGACGCCGTGGTCGACCGCTACTTCCCCGTCATCGATGCCTTCGAGGTCGAGCTCGAGGCCATCGAGCAGCGCATCTTCACCAAGGGCTCGGCCCGCGAGAACATCAAGCAGCTCTACGAGCTCAAGCAGCGTCTTACGCTGCTCAAGCACGCCGTTGCGCCGCTGCTCGAGGGCACCAGCAAGCTGCACGGTGGACGGGTGCCGCAGATCTGCGCCGGCACGCAGGAGTACTTCCGCGACGTGGTGGATCACCTGGGCCGCATCAACAGCTCCATCGATTCGATGCGCGACACCATCGGAACCGCCATCAGCGTGAACCTGTCGATGGTCACCATCGAAGACAACGAGGTCACGAAGCGCCTTGCGGCCTGGGCCGCCATCTTTGCCGTGTGCACGGCCTTCGCCGGCATCTGGGGCATGAACTTCGAGCACATGCCGGAGCTGAAGTGGCGCTACGGCTATTGGACCGCGCTGGGCCTGATTGCGAGCTTCTGCAGTTACCTGTACTACCGCTTCCGGCGCGCGGGGTGGGTCTAG
- a CDS encoding GntR family transcriptional regulator yields the protein MPTARSRTPSASSPSRTRAVRARELVSEAPIADTSVDERVYAAVSKALLSGKLRPGTPLRERALADALGCTRGAVRKVLARLGTEKKLVLEHNRGAFVPNPSIEDMRGIYRARRIVEAGVVATLFGQLSREQGAALRKHVQVEQRAFKEGRREDAIRLAGEFHLLLARMTHSEELLSYLQRLIANTELYKALYDAAEAASCAPREHGQIIEALSGPSLARALAVSLEHLDELEQRVIAGAAAAQQAPDLASLFAPGP from the coding sequence ATGCCTACCGCTCGCAGCCGCACGCCCTCCGCATCTTCCCCCTCACGAACACGCGCCGTGCGCGCGCGCGAGCTTGTGTCAGAGGCTCCCATTGCCGACACGAGCGTGGACGAGCGCGTCTACGCGGCCGTGTCGAAGGCCCTGCTGAGCGGCAAGCTGCGCCCCGGCACGCCATTGCGCGAACGGGCCCTGGCCGACGCGCTGGGCTGCACCCGCGGCGCCGTGCGCAAGGTGCTGGCGCGGTTGGGCACGGAGAAGAAGCTGGTGCTCGAGCACAACCGCGGCGCCTTCGTGCCCAACCCTTCGATCGAGGACATGCGCGGCATCTACCGGGCGCGACGCATCGTCGAGGCCGGGGTGGTCGCCACGCTGTTCGGACAGCTGTCGCGCGAGCAGGGCGCGGCGCTGCGCAAGCATGTCCAGGTGGAGCAGCGCGCCTTCAAGGAAGGGCGGCGCGAAGACGCGATCCGCCTGGCGGGCGAATTCCACCTGCTGCTCGCACGCATGACGCACAGCGAGGAGCTGCTGTCCTATCTTCAAAGGCTGATCGCCAACACCGAGCTCTACAAGGCCCTGTACGACGCGGCCGAGGCCGCGAGCTGCGCGCCACGGGAGCACGGGCAGATCATCGAGGCGCTCTCGGGTCCCTCGCTCGCGCGCGCCCTGGCCGTGTCCCTGGAGCACCTCGACGAGCTGGAGCAGCGCGTGATCGCCGGGGCCGCCGCCGCGCAGCAGGCGCCTGACCTGGCCAGCCTCTTCGCCCCTGGTCCGTAG
- a CDS encoding amidohydrolase family protein yields the protein MSHASPPLLLRNVRPRGGAAIDLLVQDGRIAALGPALEAPADGAVEEGGGALLLPGLVEGHTHLDKTLWGLDWYCNEVGPRLVDRIDNERDFRRASGHDAAAQSLALAKAFLALGTTRLRTHVDVDTEAGLRHLEGVLRTRDAMKEVQQIQIVAFPQSGLLGRPGTAELLGQALARGADVLGGLDPCAIDGDPVRSLDVLFEIAQRHGRPLDIHLHEPGAMGAFSLELILDRTAALGLQGRVAISHGFCLGDLPERECEALLARMAKLGVVLITSAPAARAVPPLLACRRAGVTVLGGNDGIRDTWTPYGTPDMLERAMLIGLRFNLRRDDELAIALDCVTGAGARGCGFEAYGLAPGCRADLVLVEAQTFAHAVVARPPRRLVVSGGRIVARDGTLLPEAVPA from the coding sequence ATGTCACATGCTTCGCCCCCGCTGCTGCTTCGCAATGTGCGCCCGCGGGGCGGCGCCGCAATCGACCTGCTCGTGCAGGACGGCCGCATCGCCGCTCTCGGCCCTGCGCTCGAAGCACCGGCGGATGGCGCGGTGGAGGAGGGTGGCGGCGCACTGCTGCTGCCCGGCCTGGTCGAGGGCCATACCCACCTGGACAAGACCCTGTGGGGACTCGACTGGTACTGCAACGAGGTCGGCCCGCGCCTCGTCGACCGCATCGACAACGAGCGCGACTTTCGCCGGGCCAGCGGCCACGACGCGGCGGCGCAGTCGCTGGCGCTGGCCAAGGCCTTCCTGGCCCTGGGCACGACGCGGCTGCGCACCCATGTGGACGTCGATACCGAGGCCGGTCTGCGCCATCTCGAAGGCGTGCTGCGCACCCGCGACGCGATGAAGGAGGTGCAGCAGATCCAGATCGTGGCCTTCCCGCAATCCGGCCTGCTGGGCCGCCCCGGCACCGCCGAACTGCTGGGCCAGGCCCTGGCCCGGGGTGCCGACGTGCTGGGCGGCCTCGATCCGTGCGCGATCGACGGCGACCCGGTGCGTTCGCTGGACGTGCTGTTCGAGATCGCGCAGCGCCACGGCCGGCCGCTCGACATCCACCTGCACGAGCCCGGCGCGATGGGCGCCTTCTCGCTCGAACTGATCCTCGATCGCACGGCCGCCCTGGGCCTGCAGGGCCGGGTCGCGATCAGCCACGGCTTCTGCCTGGGCGACCTGCCCGAGCGCGAATGCGAGGCGCTGCTGGCGCGCATGGCGAAGCTGGGCGTGGTGCTGATCACCAGCGCCCCGGCTGCGCGCGCCGTGCCGCCGCTGCTGGCCTGCCGGCGCGCCGGCGTGACGGTGCTGGGCGGCAACGACGGCATCCGCGACACCTGGACCCCCTACGGCACGCCCGACATGCTCGAGCGCGCGATGCTGATCGGCCTGCGCTTCAACCTGCGGCGCGACGACGAGCTCGCGATCGCGCTCGACTGCGTGACCGGGGCGGGCGCGCGCGGCTGCGGCTTCGAGGCCTACGGCCTGGCGCCCGGCTGCCGCGCCGACCTGGTGCTGGTCGAGGCGCAGACCTTTGCCCACGCCGTGGTCGCCCGCCCGCCGCGGCGGCTGGTGGTCTCGGGCGGACGCATCGTGGCGCGCGACGGGACGCTGCTGCCTGAAGCGGTGCCGGCATGA
- a CDS encoding cyanate transporter, producing the protein MSADARRGLGFALVIVAVALNLRAFLTASSPLLGEIRAATGLDFREAAMLTVLPMLAMGPMSLAGVTLGRRLGERAAILLGLAAIALACATRGLANAAAPLLGSAVLAGLGVGLVQALMPAIIKRAYPVGMGLAMGFYSAALMGGGGLGAVGAPWVAREAGDWHAGLAVWALPALGALVAWGLAGRSATAPAGVGGTGGGWLAQCLRNRRAWLLALYFGLLNGGYTSLVAWLPPAFAQRGWSNQEAGALLALMTAAQVLAALAMPVLARGRRDLRAWLAALLLMQLAGFGGLLAELPAAAGVVVLLGFGLGGAFSLCMVLALDHRTDPAEAGALAAFMQCFGFMIAALAPFATGWVRAASGGFGAAWVYLAAVVLALLPMTACFDPRRHAQATRGLFAGRAAPCLAPRSG; encoded by the coding sequence ATGAGTGCAGACGCGCGGCGCGGCCTCGGCTTCGCGCTGGTGATCGTGGCGGTCGCGCTCAACCTGCGCGCCTTTCTCACGGCCAGCAGTCCGCTGCTGGGCGAGATCCGCGCCGCCACGGGGCTCGACTTTCGCGAGGCGGCAATGCTCACCGTGCTGCCGATGCTGGCGATGGGGCCGATGTCGCTCGCCGGCGTCACGCTGGGCCGGCGGCTCGGCGAGCGCGCAGCGATCCTGCTGGGGTTGGCCGCTATCGCGCTGGCCTGCGCGACCCGCGGCTTGGCGAACGCCGCGGCACCGCTGCTCGGCAGTGCCGTGCTGGCGGGCCTGGGCGTCGGGCTGGTGCAGGCGCTGATGCCCGCGATCATCAAGCGGGCCTATCCGGTGGGCATGGGCCTGGCCATGGGTTTTTACTCGGCCGCGCTCATGGGCGGCGGCGGACTCGGCGCCGTGGGCGCGCCGTGGGTGGCGCGCGAGGCCGGCGACTGGCACGCGGGGCTGGCGGTCTGGGCGCTGCCCGCGCTCGGGGCGCTGGTGGCCTGGGGGCTGGCCGGTCGCTCCGCCACGGCGCCGGCCGGCGTCGGGGGCACCGGCGGCGGCTGGCTGGCGCAGTGCCTGCGCAACCGGCGGGCCTGGCTGCTGGCCCTTTACTTCGGTCTTCTCAATGGCGGCTACACCAGCCTCGTCGCCTGGCTCCCGCCTGCCTTTGCGCAGCGGGGCTGGAGCAATCAGGAGGCGGGCGCGCTGCTCGCGCTGATGACGGCCGCGCAGGTGCTGGCCGCACTCGCGATGCCGGTGCTGGCACGAGGGCGGCGCGATCTGCGTGCGTGGCTCGCGGCGCTGCTGCTGATGCAGCTCGCCGGCTTCGGCGGCCTGCTGGCGGAACTGCCCGCGGCCGCGGGCGTGGTCGTGCTGCTGGGCTTCGGGCTCGGCGGCGCCTTCTCGCTGTGCATGGTCCTCGCGCTCGATCACCGGACCGACCCCGCGGAGGCCGGCGCGCTGGCCGCCTTCATGCAATGCTTCGGCTTCATGATCGCAGCGCTCGCGCCCTTTGCCACCGGTTGGGTGCGCGCGGCGAGCGGCGGTTTCGGCGCAGCCTGGGTGTACCTGGCCGCCGTGGTCCTGGCGTTGCTGCCGATGACGGCCTGCTTCGACCCGCGGCGCCACGCGCAGGCGACGCGCGGGCTTTTCGCCGGGCGCGCGGCGCCATGCCTCGCGCCTCGTAGCGGATGA
- a CDS encoding Bug family tripartite tricarboxylate transporter substrate binding protein, producing the protein MITKRRLLQGLAASLCGSAAWAQQTLSAATPRAPRASASPGAWPTQPVRVLVGFPAGASPDLAARAIAEPLAKLLGQPFLVENKPGASGNVAADLVAKARDDHTIGALINGNLTIAKLLNPATPFDPEKDFAPIGLIGTAPLVLAASGDAVGNTPAELLLWARNLGDKGRYGTPGVGTVGHLGMELLKTRTSIAPKHVPFNGNPQVIEAMLAGKIQLALLPPGLARPHVASGKFKAIGVTSPLRSPLFAELPTLREAEVRGADLEIWTALAAPAGMARPAVARLNAALGEVLRAPEIQTQLLKAGWQSEAGTPQALAYRMRTDTSQLGGVILMRGIRSEG; encoded by the coding sequence ATGATCACCAAACGCCGCCTGCTTCAAGGCCTGGCCGCTTCCCTGTGCGGCAGTGCCGCCTGGGCTCAGCAGACTCTTTCGGCGGCGACGCCGCGTGCTCCCCGCGCCAGCGCATCGCCGGGCGCCTGGCCGACCCAGCCCGTCCGCGTCCTGGTCGGCTTTCCCGCCGGCGCTTCCCCCGACCTGGCGGCGCGGGCGATTGCCGAGCCGCTCGCCAAGCTGCTGGGCCAGCCGTTCCTCGTGGAGAACAAGCCCGGCGCCAGCGGTAACGTGGCGGCCGACCTGGTGGCAAAGGCGCGGGACGACCACACCATCGGCGCCCTGATCAACGGCAATCTCACGATCGCCAAGCTGCTCAATCCGGCCACCCCCTTCGACCCCGAGAAGGACTTCGCGCCTATCGGGCTGATCGGCACTGCCCCGCTGGTGCTGGCGGCCTCCGGCGACGCGGTGGGCAACACGCCGGCCGAGCTGCTGCTGTGGGCGCGCAACCTGGGCGACAAGGGCAGGTACGGCACCCCCGGCGTCGGCACCGTGGGCCATCTCGGCATGGAGCTCTTGAAGACCCGCACCAGCATTGCGCCGAAACACGTGCCCTTCAACGGCAACCCGCAGGTGATCGAGGCCATGCTCGCCGGCAAGATCCAATTGGCGCTGCTGCCGCCCGGGCTCGCCAGGCCGCATGTGGCCTCGGGCAAGTTCAAGGCCATCGGCGTGACTTCGCCGCTGCGCAGCCCGCTCTTCGCGGAACTGCCCACGCTGCGCGAGGCCGAGGTGCGTGGCGCCGACCTGGAGATCTGGACCGCGCTTGCGGCGCCGGCCGGAATGGCCAGGCCGGCGGTGGCGCGGCTGAATGCGGCGCTTGGCGAGGTCCTGCGCGCTCCCGAAATCCAGACGCAGTTGCTGAAGGCGGGCTGGCAGAGCGAGGCCGGGACGCCGCAGGCGCTGGCCTATCGCATGCGGACCGACACGTCGCAGCTGGGCGGCGTGATCCTGATGCGGGGCATCCGGTCAGAAGGCTAG
- a CDS encoding Bug family tripartite tricarboxylate transporter substrate binding protein codes for MHPSRRLALLAGLATLLAANGAAAQGWPAKPIRLVVPFSAGGANDLMARAAADGASKALGQPIVVDNKPGAGATLGADIVAKSAPDGYTFLVSAAGVISNSMIKKNLPYKDSDLVPVGMIGLAPSVILVPADAPYKDLKEFIAASKTGQGFHWATAGTGSTPHFVEGMLETKYGAKLDVVPYKSGSESITAVLGKQVEATSEASIVALPYLKSGKLKALANTWTTRISAYPQLTTAAEQGFPDVRIAHWAGVHAPHGTPDAILDKMSAAIDTAMKTPATAEKLKGMGIEPVGGTRASFVQFVDAERGRLGAVVKATGMKDE; via the coding sequence ATGCATCCTTCTCGTCGTCTGGCCTTGCTGGCCGGCCTTGCCACTCTTCTCGCCGCCAACGGCGCCGCCGCGCAGGGCTGGCCCGCCAAGCCGATCCGCCTGGTCGTGCCCTTCTCGGCCGGCGGGGCCAACGACCTGATGGCACGCGCCGCGGCCGATGGCGCCTCCAAGGCCCTGGGCCAGCCCATCGTCGTCGACAACAAGCCGGGCGCCGGCGCCACGCTGGGTGCGGACATCGTCGCCAAGAGTGCGCCCGACGGCTATACCTTCCTGGTGAGCGCGGCGGGCGTGATCTCGAACAGCATGATCAAGAAGAACCTGCCCTACAAGGACAGCGACCTGGTGCCGGTCGGCATGATCGGTCTCGCGCCCTCGGTGATCCTGGTGCCGGCCGACGCGCCCTACAAGGACCTGAAGGAGTTCATCGCTGCCTCGAAGACCGGCCAGGGCTTCCACTGGGCCACGGCCGGAACCGGCAGCACGCCGCATTTCGTCGAGGGCATGCTGGAGACGAAATACGGCGCCAAGCTGGACGTGGTGCCCTACAAGAGCGGCTCGGAGTCGATCACCGCGGTGCTCGGCAAGCAGGTCGAGGCCACGTCGGAAGCCAGCATCGTCGCGCTGCCCTACCTCAAGAGCGGCAAGCTGAAGGCGCTGGCCAATACCTGGACGACGCGCATCTCGGCCTACCCGCAGCTGACCACCGCCGCGGAGCAGGGCTTCCCCGACGTGCGGATCGCCCACTGGGCCGGCGTGCATGCGCCGCACGGGACGCCCGACGCGATCCTCGACAAGATGAGCGCGGCCATCGACACGGCCATGAAGACGCCGGCCACCGCCGAGAAGCTCAAGGGCATGGGCATCGAGCCCGTCGGCGGGACGCGCGCCTCCTTCGTGCAGTTCGTCGATGCCGAGCGCGGCCGCCTGGGCGCAGTGGTCAAGGCCACCGGCATGAAGGACGAATGA
- a CDS encoding isocitrate lyase/PEP mutase family protein, with the protein MSNDDLHPGTLLRQKVAAKRGLVVPGAANALAARVIEELGFEAVYLSGAGLTNTFYGMPDLGFVHLGDLAQHTAALRDAVKLPIVVDADTGFGNALNVQHTVRTLERAGANAIQLEDQVSPKKCGHFEGKAVIARDEMLGKVKAAVDARAHGDFLVIARTDAAAIEGIDAAIARAAAYAEAGADITFVEAPESLDALRRIPRELACPQVVNVVIGGKTPTLDAAEFGAMGFGLVLYANAALQGAVRGMTQALQALRDGGRLDEASGLVATFAERQALVRKNEYDALDRRYA; encoded by the coding sequence ATGAGCAACGACGACCTCCATCCCGGTACGCTGCTGCGCCAGAAGGTGGCGGCAAAGCGCGGTCTTGTCGTGCCGGGCGCGGCCAATGCACTGGCCGCGCGCGTCATCGAGGAACTCGGCTTCGAAGCCGTCTACCTGAGCGGTGCGGGGCTCACCAACACCTTCTACGGCATGCCCGACCTGGGCTTCGTCCACCTGGGCGACCTGGCACAGCACACGGCCGCGTTGCGGGATGCGGTGAAGCTGCCGATCGTCGTCGACGCCGACACCGGCTTCGGCAACGCGCTGAACGTGCAGCACACGGTGCGCACGCTGGAACGCGCAGGCGCCAACGCGATCCAGCTGGAGGACCAGGTCAGTCCCAAGAAGTGCGGGCACTTCGAGGGCAAGGCCGTGATCGCGCGCGACGAGATGCTGGGCAAGGTGAAGGCGGCGGTCGACGCGCGCGCGCACGGCGATTTCCTGGTGATCGCGCGCACCGACGCGGCTGCGATCGAAGGCATCGATGCTGCGATCGCACGCGCCGCGGCCTATGCCGAGGCCGGCGCCGACATCACCTTCGTCGAGGCGCCCGAGTCGCTGGACGCGCTGCGCCGCATTCCGCGCGAGCTGGCCTGCCCGCAGGTGGTCAACGTGGTGATCGGCGGCAAGACACCCACGCTGGATGCGGCGGAGTTCGGTGCGATGGGCTTCGGCCTGGTGCTGTACGCCAACGCCGCGCTCCAGGGCGCCGTGCGTGGCATGACACAGGCCTTGCAGGCCCTGCGCGACGGCGGCCGGCTCGACGAGGCGAGTGGCCTCGTTGCGACCTTTGCCGAGCGCCAGGCGCTGGTGCGCAAGAACGAGTACGACGCGCTCGACCGGCGCTATGCCTGA
- a CDS encoding amidohydrolase family protein, with translation MPEPIAATCAVRAITAIDSHAHVFRRGLPLAPVHRHAPDYDALLPDYLALLDAHAVSHGVLVQPSFLGTDNGFLLDALRACPERLRGVVIIEPTLGDEALADLDRQGVRGIRLNLVGLPIPDFGSAEWRSLFGRVRALDWHVELHRESRDLRRAGQPILDAGCKLVVDHFGRPGEVLADDEGFAWLLDSATTQRVWVKLAAAYRSWPDQRGSAARAAAQALLLALGAGRLLWGSDWPHTQHQALADFGATRQALADWVQDDHARRRILVDTPAALFRFA, from the coding sequence ATGCCTGAGCCGATCGCAGCGACCTGCGCGGTCCGCGCGATCACCGCGATCGACAGCCACGCCCACGTGTTCCGGCGCGGCCTGCCGCTGGCGCCGGTGCACCGCCATGCGCCGGACTACGACGCCCTCCTGCCCGACTACCTGGCCTTGCTCGATGCGCATGCGGTGTCGCACGGCGTGCTGGTCCAGCCGAGCTTCCTGGGCACCGACAACGGCTTCCTGCTCGATGCGCTGCGTGCCTGTCCGGAGCGGCTGCGCGGCGTGGTCATCATCGAACCCACGCTCGGCGACGAAGCGCTGGCGGACCTGGACCGGCAAGGCGTCCGCGGCATCCGGCTCAACCTGGTGGGGTTGCCCATTCCCGATTTCGGGAGCGCCGAATGGCGCAGCCTGTTTGGGCGGGTGCGCGCGCTCGACTGGCATGTGGAACTGCATCGCGAATCGCGCGACCTGCGGCGTGCCGGCCAGCCCATCCTCGACGCCGGCTGCAAGCTGGTGGTCGACCATTTCGGCCGCCCCGGCGAGGTGCTCGCCGACGATGAGGGCTTCGCATGGCTGCTTGACAGCGCGACCACGCAGCGCGTCTGGGTCAAGCTGGCCGCGGCCTACCGCAGCTGGCCCGACCAGCGCGGCAGTGCCGCCCGGGCCGCCGCCCAGGCGCTGCTGCTGGCGCTCGGCGCCGGGCGCCTTCTCTGGGGCAGCGACTGGCCGCATACGCAGCACCAGGCGCTGGCGGACTTCGGGGCCACCCGGCAGGCACTGGCCGACTGGGTGCAGGATGACCATGCTCGGCGTCGCATCCTGGTCGACACGCCGGCGGCGCTGTTCCGCTTCGCCTGA
- a CDS encoding tripartite tricarboxylate transporter substrate binding protein, with protein MAHGSCLRRVVLQAFGGAALLLAALATQAQGWPAKPVRLVVTYPPGGTVDAVARILAPKLSARLGQPVVVDNRGGAGGAIGGELVAKSPADGYTVMLDASNHAQNPALRSKMPFDTLRDFAPVSLLVKVPNILVVHPAAPIRSVKDLIAQAKARPGEINYASSGNGSSPHLAAELFDSMAKTRMTHVAYKGGGPALTDVMAGQVPVFFASLGSGMPYIQAGKLRPIAIGGRTRSPALPEVPTIAESGLPGYEMYEWNAVFVPAGTPAAVIERLSGDIAATLKDADVRQRLEALGAEVIGAGPVELDAFRRAELVKWSRLAKDNKLQLD; from the coding sequence ATGGCCCATGGTTCATGCTTGAGGCGAGTCGTCCTCCAAGCCTTCGGCGGCGCTGCCCTTCTGTTGGCGGCACTCGCCACGCAGGCGCAGGGCTGGCCGGCCAAGCCGGTACGCCTGGTCGTGACTTACCCACCCGGCGGCACTGTGGATGCGGTGGCCCGCATCCTCGCCCCGAAGCTCTCGGCGCGGCTCGGCCAGCCTGTGGTGGTCGACAACCGCGGTGGCGCCGGCGGCGCGATCGGCGGCGAGCTGGTCGCCAAGAGTCCGGCCGATGGCTACACCGTGATGCTCGACGCGTCCAACCATGCGCAGAACCCGGCGCTGCGCAGCAAGATGCCCTTCGATACGCTGCGCGACTTCGCGCCGGTGTCGCTCCTGGTCAAGGTCCCGAACATCCTGGTGGTGCATCCCGCGGCGCCGATCCGGAGCGTCAAGGACCTGATCGCGCAGGCCAAGGCGCGGCCGGGCGAGATCAACTACGCGTCTTCCGGCAACGGCTCATCGCCGCACCTGGCCGCCGAGCTCTTCGATTCGATGGCGAAGACGCGCATGACGCACGTGGCCTACAAGGGCGGCGGCCCTGCGCTCACCGACGTGATGGCAGGGCAGGTGCCGGTGTTCTTTGCCAGCCTGGGCTCGGGCATGCCCTACATCCAGGCAGGCAAGCTGCGGCCGATCGCGATCGGCGGCAGGACGCGCTCGCCCGCGCTGCCCGAGGTGCCGACCATCGCCGAGTCGGGCCTGCCGGGCTACGAGATGTACGAGTGGAACGCGGTGTTCGTGCCCGCGGGCACGCCGGCAGCGGTGATCGAACGCCTTTCCGGCGATATCGCCGCGACGCTCAAGGATGCAGACGTGCGCCAGCGGCTGGAGGCCCTGGGCGCCGAAGTGATCGGCGCCGGCCCGGTCGAACTCGATGCCTTCCGCCGCGCCGAGCTCGTCAAATGGAGCCGGCTCGCGAAAGACAACAAGCTTCAGCTCGACTGA
- a CDS encoding LysR family transcriptional regulator yields MDTRQMRCILAISEAGSLTRAAEQLGIAQPALTQTLNRLEREIGTPLFTRTRRGATLTEAGLAVVDDVRASLAHSDAAAERARAIAAGRAGRLTVGFVTHAIYEVLPRALRLLRAEHPRLEVVLREMSNAEQVDALAGGRIDIALLHPPVSVDARVNELHLGEDPMIAALPANFEVAEDGCVSLAEVAEHGLVWFPEQQIPALRSQMLGAIRRAGHPVQVVQDANRTLTVLACVAAGLGWSLLPRSARALRHEGVRYAEVRDGEGLPAFELSAMWLARSRPTFADAFAQKLGPLQSS; encoded by the coding sequence ATGGACACCCGCCAGATGCGCTGCATCCTCGCCATCAGCGAGGCGGGCAGCCTCACGCGCGCGGCCGAGCAGTTGGGCATCGCCCAACCGGCCCTCACCCAGACGCTGAACCGGCTCGAGCGCGAGATCGGCACGCCGCTCTTCACGCGCACGCGGCGCGGCGCGACGCTCACCGAAGCCGGGCTCGCGGTCGTGGACGACGTGCGCGCCAGCCTGGCCCATTCCGACGCGGCGGCCGAGCGCGCACGCGCCATCGCGGCGGGTCGCGCAGGCCGGCTCACGGTCGGCTTCGTGACCCATGCCATTTACGAAGTGCTGCCGCGCGCGCTGCGCCTGCTGCGCGCCGAGCACCCGCGGCTCGAAGTGGTGCTGCGCGAGATGAGCAACGCAGAGCAGGTCGATGCGCTGGCGGGCGGGCGCATCGACATCGCGCTGCTGCACCCGCCTGTGTCGGTCGATGCGCGCGTGAACGAACTGCACCTGGGCGAGGACCCGATGATCGCCGCGCTTCCGGCGAACTTCGAGGTGGCCGAGGACGGCTGCGTGTCCTTGGCCGAGGTCGCGGAGCACGGCCTCGTCTGGTTCCCCGAGCAGCAGATCCCCGCCTTGCGCAGCCAGATGCTGGGCGCAATCCGCCGAGCCGGGCATCCCGTGCAGGTGGTGCAGGACGCGAACCGCACGCTGACCGTGCTGGCCTGCGTGGCGGCCGGACTCGGCTGGTCGCTGCTGCCGCGCTCGGCGCGCGCGCTGCGCCACGAGGGCGTGCGCTATGCCGAAGTGCGCGATGGCGAGGGCCTTCCCGCTTTCGAGCTGTCGGCGATGTGGCTGGCGCGCTCGCGGCCGACTTTCGCCGACGCGTTCGCGCAGAAGCTGGGGCCGCTTCAGTCGAGCTGA